A window of Acropora muricata isolate sample 2 chromosome 6, ASM3666990v1, whole genome shotgun sequence genomic DNA:
TTGTCTCACTTTGCCAAACTTGGGCTTTTTATCGGTATTCTTTAACTCTGTTTCCCTGTGATATCAGTATTCTTTAACTCTGTTTTCCTGTGATATTGCTGGTGGTAATTTTaaggcctcttcatatgagccttGTTGATCACGCTCGCCTGGTTTCCGTGATGTAAGCAAGTCTATGTTATTTTTTCCTGTGATATTGCTGGTGGTAATTTTaaggcctcttcatatgagccttGTTGATCATGCTGGCCTGGTTCCCGTGATGTAAGCAAGTCTATGAGGGTGGGCTGGATTTGTTGTTGGAATCTTTGCGAGTGAAATGTTCATTAACCCATACTGGCAAACTCTACAGCCCATTTAACAGGACAAAACTTTGTGGACAAAACAACTAGTTTACTACTTTTACAACAGAGTGATcaaaataacattatttttccTAATATGCATTTTCACCTCAGTAGaatattgatattattacatGTAGCTTCATAAGTGAAGTTAGGGGCAGAAAAGAAGCCACAGCAGGCATGAGAAGTGCAACTTATGTTGCTCTGGTTagttttttttcccgttgaaaATTTCCCCCTCCTCAACAAGGCtgaaatgaagagatgacaaaATTCTTGTTATAGCATGGTTGCAGTGAATCCTTCCTACAGTCGAAATGTACCAAAATCCTTCTCAATCCAGTATAGTATATTGTTGGCCTTAGTCAGGCAGGCCAACAACATGTTGATTTTCTTTCACTCATACAGACTGTATGTGTTGGACAACATGTCATGACAAGATATACCTTGAAATGATCTATCCAGAATTGTGATCCACCCTCTCGAAAGATATGCCAGAATGCTTCTATTGGCTGTTGTTTAAACAGTaaacaaaaaagtaattatTTAACTAGTATATACACAGTTACTAACGCTGGTGGTcaacacaacaaaacaataactaaaagaccaaccaatcacaacaaaaaatgcaaaatgaaaTGCCAACGATGTCAAAGTTGGGAAACTTAATTTATGTTTTGGATCTATTAGATACTTCAATGAAAATTAAACATTGGCAAAGTACAGAGCAATTCTAACTTTGCAAGGCAATGCGGATGACAACTTACTGTTTTCCCTACCAAGGAACCTTAAATGATAATGTTTATTGAAACAGGCAAATAACCTACATGTAAATTAGCATGCTATTAACCTGATTAATTTCTGATGAACCTGTATAATGGCTATTTGGTCCCTGCAATGCATCATCATGGTGCCGTCTTAAAAACATTTGACACttaatggccaaaattgggTTTTCTGTCCCTGGATCAGTCCTTGTTCTGCATGGGCAAACTGAatacaaataatattataattattagagACCATAAAATTCACATAAGGAAATGGTTTGAAActaggagtaacataccttgattaaaaaagatcatctgggtgattggagtcctgagaagcaCTACCACTagactaccacttgactctgaagatgacttccgcacaggttgtcgaaacgccAGTCACTATagctaacaacagtccttctcagcactccaatcacccagatgatcaatcaaggtaaaaaaaaacagttatgTGACTAATTTGAACGTGAATTAATGTGAGAATATTATTGTTACATAGTAATAGCAGACGGGGGCACATTGAAAAAAGAGTATGTCTACCTGAACTCTCTTTTACGTACTCCATAAAGAACTTTCCTACTAGCCAAGGATCCTTGTTCGTAACAAAAACCTGTAACCATAACATCTTTCGGCTGTAGCCATCAATTGCACCATGAACATAGAATCCCCAGCGGTTCAGCTTATCAAACCCATCAATATGCCACAAATAGTTGGGACCCTGCAAATTGACCGTGTCAAGGACTGTAAGTGCTTAATTAGGATGCTACCAACAGAAATCGTGAATGTGACATATGCATAACTACGAGAAGCTCATATAGCATAAATCACGAAACAATGAGACAAGGGCATTTTCATAGAAATTAggtgacaaaacacaaaatagcAATAACAATGCACATGTCTGTAGGGGTTTGGCTGAAATATACTATGTCCACAAAAGAGCTGTTATCATCTGAAGTGGTAATGGCCACAATAGTGGTAACTGACCTGGCTTGTGTAAATGTGATGTTGTTTCTTGTGTCGTTTGTTGTAAGGCATTTCTTTCTCCAAACCAAGCAATTTCATGCATGCTGCAACCTGATCTCTATTATTTTGAGTAAAGGAAAATTTACCAAAGGAGCAGTTTTTAGCACATAAgacaacaaaaatattattagtCTTGAACTCTAGCACATTAGAAAACACCCACTGGCCAAAAATATATCCTCATCGCAAATTAACGTGTTAAAGTCACTTTAATGCAGCATCTAGAGACAGATGTTACATACCTTTTAACCCTGATGTTTTTTCTACGTAGTCGCTCCCACATTCTTCGGTAGCCAAGTCTTTGTGCTGAGTCAGCAGCCTCTTCCTGATAAATATCAGGGCTAAAGTAACTTCTCACTTAATTTAAAGATTATATGCCAAACATAATATGAAAAAAGAACACACTCCTTCAAAATCCAAAGGAAAGAGAATGGATTTACCAGCAGCTGAATGTTCAGAAGCATCATCTCTCCTCAGGAAGGAAATACTGCTGACTGAACCCATGAAAGtcgaagaaaagaaaatttagcctAGATGAGAATTTCCCTTTGTTTCATTCcttttcaataaaattaatcatACTTCTCTTGCTGTTATTGAGtccaataaattttttttttcgccaattGTACTTTGTCTCAGGCCATAAATATGCAAAAAAAGAACTTCGTCAAAATCCAGCCATATAGACCGGACACATGGTCAATTGTTGCACATAAATCACACTTTGAAATAGACtgaaataagaataataatttagtTCCATTGCCTATTCTTCCTGTATGTATGCAGAGAGTCTATTTTGATTCATATCTGGGACCATTAAATTATGAATTGaaatcaaaagataaaaaacttTCAAATTACAAAAGCCTCCTGGCAGAAAGAAGATCAGAAAAAGTCTAGAGGGCTGATTTGTTAAAGTTTTTATTATTGGTACATAATGTGACTACCAAGAAATAATAAGGACCGTTCATACTCACTGATACAGCATCAAGAACATCTCGAGGGAGTAGCTTTTCATCATACCGTTTAATGGTGTTAACTTGGCAAAAACGCCGTAACGTGCGGgcactaataaaaaaaaaaggtattacGCATTCTTGACTCAATAATATCATTAGATATCACTTTTAGAGGAAATATATGACTGTCATATTTGCCACTGTATGCGAATTCACCTGCAACTTAGGCTCATAAGGGTTTTCAGCGTGCACTCACCCTTTTCATTGCTCATGTCAGCCTACAATCCAAATTGCCATAACAGTTTAGCACACTACAGAAATAAGGAAAACCAACTCAAAAGAAACATTGCTTTTTATGTTAAAATCGACCCGGTGACCTACCTTGTGTTTTTGCATGTAATTAACATGCAGCACACTAATTCAAACAAAATGCTTTGgacaaaaaataacattttgggatttcttttaatttatgcaaTGCCTTGTTTAATATCactaaatataaaaaaaaaaaacaaaattttctacAATACAGAACCAA
This region includes:
- the LOC136921033 gene encoding uncharacterized protein, whose protein sequence is MILLSQECVIPFFFISARTLRRFCQVNTIKRYDEKLLPRDVLDAVSEEAADSAQRLGYRRMWERLRRKNIRVKRDQVAACMKLLGLEKEMPYNKRHKKQHHIYTSQGPNYLWHIDGFDKLNRWGFYVHGAIDGYSRKMLWLQVFVTNKDPWLVGKFFMEYVKESSVCPCRTRTDPGTENPILAIKCQMFLRRHHDDALQGPNSHYTGSSEINQPIEAFWHIFREGGSQFWIDHFKPC